CTGCAGTAAGTGAACTGAGAGGCTGGTTAGTAGATTGAGTCATGGCATCTTGCTTGACAAGTCCGCTCAGATCCTCTTTAATCAAGCCTTGCGTTGATTTGTTGTCTTTCATCTTCTGATAAGGAAAAAGGGAGCCAACAGCTGGCCCCTCGACATTACAGCGTCGAGGGGCTTTTCACTGTTTTGAGCGGTGATGAGCCCATATCATTTGGGGTCTGGATCCTCTGTCTTGGTCGATTTGAAATAAGACCACTCAACAATCTGAACTTTGGCCCTACTTATGCGCTCACATAGATGACCCGCTGAGAGCCTCTGAAGGGCTCCTAGGAGAAGCTGGAAACACTCCTAAACCTTGACCCTACCTATACCCATAGCTTGCTAGATAACCACTTCCTTATGGTGAGACAACTTTGATCCTTAGACAAAGGGAGAGATCAAAATCCTCTCTTTCTATAGGGTAAAATCTTCATCTTTCCTTAAAGTAATTCATGAAGCTAGATAAACACTTGACTTGCCGAAGGCATCAGCTTGGCAGCCAAAGCATAAAGATACTGTTACCTCTTCTGTTGTTAAGAAACAACTTTATATCTTAATGCCTTTTCCCCGAAGGTTTTTCCCGCTTTCAGTAGCCACACTACTTTTTAGAATCACTATAACATTACTGTAAGGTCAGATCGGGGGTATAACCTACTACGTTATCGATTCCATCAACTTACTAGTACTCCAAACTTATTCTGCACTGCAAACAACAGGCTGATAAGTAATGTGGTTGATTCGAGACCTTTGGCAAAAATGTCGTCTCTTTCGGTTATTTTCGTTAAAGGGTTACCTAGGAGAGGCTAAAGGGTTTGCCCATATACAAAAGATCATGAATTTCTGCCCAGTAAACCTTAGAATAATCTAGTTTACCAGACATTAATGCTTGAAAATATTTTGGAGAATTCCTTTAGTTTTTTTTCTTAAGGTACGACTAATCTTCACCTCTACTTTTGAATAGTGACTGCTTTTCATACTACCTGGTGGGAAGATTTACCCGACCTCTAAAGGCACTTTAGAGTCTACTATTTACCTCATGAACTGAAATGTGCTTACTAGTTAAGGCATTCTTCTGCAACTTAATAGCAGGTAGAAATGGAATATTGATAATAAATCTGCTCATGTCCTTTAGCCCTTGAAGTCATACATTGTTTACAAGCCTAGATTCCCCGCTCCTTTGTTCAGAAATGGTCAAGTTACTAGAATATAGCAAGCAAACACTTTTCCGAACTACACCTGTGTCTCCGAATCCGGTTTTTTAGGTTTCTCACCCTCGTCTGATCAACTCCTGGGTTTACGAACAAATGGTAAAAGCTTTGGCTAAAATTATTAGAGTTTGACTAGACATATGTAAACTACTAACTTATACTGCATTTGTATAAGTACTTAGCCTAAGTACCTTGGGGTTGTTGCTTACAGATGACCTTTAAGTAACGCTATATTAGGAACGATATCAAGATCTACTACCTTCTCGTGATTTAATTCTTGGAAATAATGCTCGCCTTTCCACTACCTCCTGACTTATGATGGGGTGGTCCATTTCCAAAACAGAGACATTGGAGGCTGACTTGGCAAGATTTGTGCATGAGTTAGATGCTAATCCATGCAGATGTGTGTTGCTTAGACCACCTTTATTCACTGCTTGCTAAATTTTCAAATCTGCTAACAGTGGATGATAGCTTCACCCTTTATTATCACTCTCGAAGAAAATCACTCAACTTTTAGCTAAATGACTCAAAGTACACCTGCTACTGATGAGGGGCAAACTCCAACTAAGGCACAGGAAGGTATCATCGATAAAAAGATGCTACTGCGAGTGGCTATATGTGCTGTCGGTTATGAGCTAGATCTCTCAAGCGAGGAAACAGCACAGGTAATTGGTAAAGACCACACTTTCTTTGTGGCAGATTACGCACAGGACAACCTTGATCTAGATACACAGAAGCTGGTTGCTCTATTGTTCCAGCTGCACCGCAATCTATCAGCTCGAGTAGGACACAACCTAGCTCTAATGCGGCGTTGGATGTCAACTCCTAATCAGGATACTGGCGGTACTCCAAAACTACAAATAAGGGATCCAGGTCAACTCGAAGCAATTGTCGAGTACTTTGATAAATCATCATGAGCAAACCCTTAGCTCTATGCTAAAGTACCTAAAATTGATACGAGATTGTGGATTTAACGTTGCAAGCCCTCTTTCAGAAAATAGACAGTGCTTGGAGAATACTTGGCACTTAGAAGATGCCTTATAGAAGATTTAATGCAGCCTAATGGCTTTTTATAGACAATGGTGTCTCTAGCACCAGCTTCTTAGAGGTAGAGCATTGCTTCTGATTGAGTTATTGTGCCAACATTCTGATCCTGTCAGTAAGCTAGGTAGAATCTCACTCATTTGACGTGGAGCAAATCATATCTAGAGTTAGTCATACGCTCTTCATAGTTTAATAATCGACAAGTGGTACAAAATTGCTATTGGCTATCAGAATAGACTAGGTAGTGCATTTATTGTTATTATAAGCAAGACAGCCTAATAATTTGACTTGGTCAACTATTCTGCAGTTAAGGTATGAAACTGTGATTTTCAGATAGCTATCACTACTTAGCTAAGCGAAGTACCCATTCAGTTGGCGCAGAACTACAGACTACACTAAAATAAAGATAAAATCCAAATCTGAAGCTCATTTGAATAAAGATTTACCAATTGAGTATTATATGCTTAGGCGGCGGTTACATAGGTAAGGTAGGTAAAGATTACAGAGTAATTACTGGTCCTGGCATAGGTATAAAAATCCTCAAAAACCTGCCAGATTCTAGTTAGTTACCAGAGATTACATGTTAAAGGCTTTTATAATAGTGGCTATTGGAGTCCTACTATGGAGCAATCGCGACGCTAGGCAAGTCACCTCTGATGCTCTAAGAACTGCTGCTGAAGTCCTCAAACCCGAGCACTCCGAAATCAATGAGCAAAAGACCCTTGGAGAGCGAATCGATGATATCCTCGGAAATCGCTGAAGTGTTTAGGCATTCCTACTATGTCTATAAGGTTGAGGACTAATAGGTCATCAGGCTAGTAGCCCAACAACAATGTAAAAGTTAGGATTAGTTCCTGCCTCAGACTACAGGACTAGGACAAGCTCAGCTTTAGGTAGTTGCAGATATTGATTTTGTACATCTGCATCAAGAGTTTAGATTAAGGTGGAAATAAACACATTAGTTGTTAGAGTAATAATACTGTTGTTCCAAGCTGCTAAAATATAAGTGGGCAGCCAGATAAGAAGGTATACTGGCAGTACTTAATAATTCGCTCACTAGGTACAAGGATGTTCAGTAGCTAAAATATATAACTAGTAGTCTTCACTTGATAAAGCACAATATAGAGTAATGAGACATGTAGCAAAAGGAGAATATGGTGAAGTTCAGAAAAGCCTAAAACTGTGTACTCAGGCTCGCAGAAGTACCGGCACCCGTTTAAAGGCTGGTGTGCCACTCTCGGGATCACTAACTGCACGCATCAATATATTGGCCTCAGGATAAAACATTAATGCTGCACCGCAGCGGATCGAACCAGGAATTAGTTCAACTCCCCGCAGCTGTCCTGCCTCACCTTGCACTATCACACGCTCATGTGCAATCAAGCCACTGGTAGCTAGGTCCTCAGGATTGATTAAGAGTGTATAGCGGTGGTACATACCGCGGTAACTATCACCCTGCTTATATATTACTGTGTTGTGTTGGCCATAGCTGCGGACCGTAATTAGGTTTAAGACAAGACCTCGCTCCCCAACTGCCAAGCCACCAAAGTGTTCAGCATCTGGCAATCTAAGTTCGGGCAGTGGTGTAACTGCCAGCTCAGCGCGGCCACTAGTAGTAGCGAAGTAGGGCTTCCGGAAGACCCGCCCATCTACTTCGAACTCGCGCTGGTTGGCATCAATGTCAGCCATCCGTTCATAACCTGGCACAGTACAGGCAATTAGCTCGCGAACATAAACTGGGTCTTGTAACCGGCGCCAGTCGATTGGTTTACTGCCATGCAGTCGGTAGGCTAGTTCCGCAAGGAAAGCTACTTCACTGATAAGCTTCCCGCTGTACAGATGCGTACTACCAGGCTCATTGAGCCGGACCCAGTTATTCCCTGACTCTACCGTAGTTCGGTGGGGATTCTCAAAGCGGTTGAACACTGGTAATAGCAGTGTCTGCCGGGCCGCAAGACCATGAAAATGACCAATATTAGGTTTAGTTGCTAGATAGATAATTGTGTCAATACGACCTAGAGCAAGAGCAGCCTGGGTACTATCAGGATTAGCGGCGAATAGGTTGCCACCTAAGCACAGTAATGTATCTATCTCACCAGATTCAGCTGCTTGAATCAATGCACGAGTGTCATAACCTGCTACACGGCTGAGAGGACGCCCTAACAAACGCTCTAGTGCTAACCGCATTGGCTCGCGCAAACGCACTGATACACCCATCGAGCCAAATCCCTGCACATTGGAGTGGCCACGGATTGGCATTGTACCTGCACCAGGACGGCCTACATTGCCACTTAGCACTGCTGTATTAGCAATCGCTTGCACGTTAGTAGTACCATTAGAATGATGGGTAATACCCATTGCCCAGGCAAATACTACAGCACGACAGGCCGAGAGGCGAGCAGCTGTATATTCTAGCTCCTCACGGCTTATACCGCAACAAGTAGTAATATCTTCCCAGGATATGTTCTCAATCTGATCTATTAATAACTCCCATTTACTGCTGTGGGCCTTCACGAAGTTCCAAGCAATAGAGCCGCTTTCCAGCAAGGCTTTCTGTATACCAAGGAAAACTGCTGTATCAGAACCTGGAATTGGTTGCAGAAACAGTGAAGCGATCTCGCTACCCTGCAGCAGCGAGCGGATTGGGAAGGCTGGCGAGCCAAATTTTAGCAAACCTGCTTCTAATACTGGGTTGATTACAATCACCGTACCGCCACGCTGGCGGAGGCGAATCAACTCGTTCATTAGGCGCGGGTGATTAGCTGGCGCGTTCGAACCCACTAAAACTACACCATCGGCCTGCCTTAGGCTCTCAAGACTAACATTGGAAGTACCACTACCAAACACACGACTAAGACCAACAGTAGAGGGCGCGTGACATAGATCAGAGCAGTCAGCCAAGTTATTGGAACCCTGAGCTCGCAAGAGCAGCTGCAGCATATAGGCTGCTTCGTTGGAAGAGCGACCAGAACTATATGATGCTAAGCGCTCTGGCTGTGGATAGCGGAAAGCACTAGCAGTGAGAGCATATACTTCTTCCCAGCTGATCTGTTCATAGTGCGCATTGCCAGTATGGTAGATTAGGGGTTGATCGAGACGACCCAACCGATCACATGCAGCAGAGTCAAGGTCTTGTAGCTCAGTTATAGTTCTGATAGCAAATGTTGAGACAGGCACAGCTGGCTGCAGCTCAGCACTGATGGCTTCAACGCTCTTGAGGCATCGCTGTAGCGGTTCACCCGATTCATCGCTGAAGCCACCATTTTGGCCACCAGTTCCCCAAGCACAAGACAAGCAAGCACTCTGATGATTAAGTGTCTTCCACAGCCTGGGACCACTAGAAGAAAGAGTAGCGCGGGCCCATCCATCTATCAGTGGGAAGCCGCCACCGCTGACAGCATCTTCTGTAGCAGAGGGAGAGGAAAGTCTCGGCAGCGAACTAGGTTTCTGCTCAGAGTCGTTGTCTGCATTAGAGGAGCACATGCTAAGCTATAGATAGCTTTAGTGCTTTTATCTTAGGCAAACTGCTATTAAGATGGTTGCTGACTCTGTTGCTTGCGAGTCAGTCTTCAGTAACGTGAATAGTAGAGTTCGAGCTCTGCAAAGCTTCAAAACTATGCACTAGATACTACCCAAGCTTGGATTAACTAGTAAAATCGATATGTTGACTAAACTTGACCTCTATATGAGTTTTGCTGTTAGCAGTCATGCTTAAAGTTGTTATATAAATCGTTGGCCACAACACCTATAATCCTAGTGCTTGTGCTCCAATACTATTCAGAAGCTTTAAGTTCTGAGGTCTTAGCAACACTGCAGACATAAGACAGGCTTCAGTTTGAAGTTTGCTTAAGCTTTAGCTGAGCAGGTTAATAATCATGAGATCAATACAGTATCAAAAAGCTTCAAGCAACAGATTTGGGAAGCTAACCTAAGATTGTGTTCGTTGACGAGGAACCTCTCAGAGTGTAGCTAGGCGCATGAGATACACATAGTCTGA
The sequence above is drawn from the cyanobiont of Ornithocercus magnificus genome and encodes:
- a CDS encoding oxidoreductase; this translates as MCSSNADNDSEQKPSSLPRLSSPSATEDAVSGGGFPLIDGWARATLSSSGPRLWKTLNHQSACLSCAWGTGGQNGGFSDESGEPLQRCLKSVEAISAELQPAVPVSTFAIRTITELQDLDSAACDRLGRLDQPLIYHTGNAHYEQISWEEVYALTASAFRYPQPERLASYSSGRSSNEAAYMLQLLLRAQGSNNLADCSDLCHAPSTVGLSRVFGSGTSNVSLESLRQADGVVLVGSNAPANHPRLMNELIRLRQRGGTVIVINPVLEAGLLKFGSPAFPIRSLLQGSEIASLFLQPIPGSDTAVFLGIQKALLESGSIAWNFVKAHSSKWELLIDQIENISWEDITTCCGISREELEYTAARLSACRAVVFAWAMGITHHSNGTTNVQAIANTAVLSGNVGRPGAGTMPIRGHSNVQGFGSMGVSVRLREPMRLALERLLGRPLSRVAGYDTRALIQAAESGEIDTLLCLGGNLFAANPDSTQAALALGRIDTIIYLATKPNIGHFHGLAARQTLLLPVFNRFENPHRTTVESGNNWVRLNEPGSTHLYSGKLISEVAFLAELAYRLHGSKPIDWRRLQDPVYVRELIACTVPGYERMADIDANQREFEVDGRVFRKPYFATTSGRAELAVTPLPELRLPDAEHFGGLAVGERGLVLNLITVRSYGQHNTVIYKQGDSYRGMYHRYTLLINPEDLATSGLIAHERVIVQGEAGQLRGVELIPGSIRCGAALMFYPEANILMRAVSDPESGTPAFKRVPVLLRA